The Bacteroidia bacterium genome contains a region encoding:
- a CDS encoding RNA-binding transcriptional accessory protein encodes MLIAELVQKRVNLPLHSVQATIALLEDGATVPFIARYRKERTDGMDEDQIRSIESALKYVKQLQERKETILNTIREQNKLTPELELQIIHCDNLTELEDLYLPYKPKRKTKGAIAIENGLLPLAEKVLDTQLLEGNKNEIIAQFLNDKVKDTKQALEGAMYIVMEQISDRADLRQWIRNFVQKEGILTCTKKENTVEDAYKYEIYFKFKDNIPNLKPHQILAINRAEKEGVLEVNIETDIETIIYYVQTKLKYNPKAIFAETLAQAIKYSIKYSILPAIEREIRSAMTEKADLHAIEVFAKNLRNLLLQPPLLDKIIMGIDPGYVSGCKVAVIDKNGDYLAGDTIYPVPPKAKIFESEQIVKDLIEKYKVDVIAIGNGTASRETEQFIANMIKKYNLSVHYTIVNEAGASVYSASPLAKEEFPDLEAAQRGNISIARRLLDPLAELVKIDPKSIGVGMYQHDVNQTLLKEKLEDVVESCVNHVGVDVNTASVSLLSYVSGLNARIAKNIVSYRQKIKRFTNRRQLLEVPGLGEKVFEQAAGFLRIRAGDNPLDNTNIHPESYDAVRKIAEYYQIPIENFKALAERLMSIKKSECDKLCKIAGIGLPTLLLIRDNLAKPGRDPREDMPGPILRSDVLTIDDLKEGMELTGTVRNVVDFGAFVDIGVKNDALLHISKMGRGSFVKSPYEVVQVGDIIQVSIESIDRVKQKVSLRLI; translated from the coding sequence ATGCTGATAGCAGAATTAGTTCAAAAGAGAGTAAATTTACCTCTGCATTCAGTTCAAGCTACGATTGCGCTCTTAGAGGATGGTGCTACTGTGCCTTTTATTGCGCGGTATCGTAAAGAGCGTACAGATGGCATGGATGAAGACCAGATTCGATCAATTGAAAGTGCTTTGAAATATGTCAAGCAGCTTCAAGAGCGTAAAGAAACTATCCTCAACACTATCCGAGAGCAGAATAAACTTACTCCCGAATTAGAACTACAAATTATACATTGCGATAATCTTACAGAGTTAGAAGACCTTTACTTGCCCTACAAACCTAAGCGCAAAACCAAAGGAGCTATTGCTATTGAAAATGGACTTTTGCCCTTAGCCGAAAAAGTACTAGACACACAACTACTAGAAGGTAATAAAAATGAAATAATTGCTCAATTTCTCAATGATAAAGTAAAAGACACAAAGCAAGCTTTAGAAGGTGCAATGTATATTGTTATGGAGCAGATCTCTGACCGTGCAGACCTTCGCCAATGGATACGCAATTTTGTCCAAAAAGAAGGTATCTTAACTTGCACGAAAAAAGAGAATACCGTAGAGGATGCTTACAAATACGAAATTTACTTTAAGTTCAAAGACAATATCCCAAATCTTAAACCTCATCAAATTTTAGCCATTAACAGAGCAGAAAAAGAAGGTGTGCTTGAAGTAAACATTGAAACAGACATAGAAACCATCATTTACTATGTGCAAACTAAACTAAAATACAATCCAAAAGCAATTTTTGCAGAAACGCTTGCCCAAGCAATTAAATACAGCATAAAATACTCTATCTTACCCGCTATTGAACGAGAAATTCGTTCTGCTATGACCGAAAAAGCTGACTTACACGCAATTGAAGTATTTGCAAAAAATTTACGCAACCTATTACTTCAACCCCCTTTGTTAGATAAAATTATCATGGGCATAGACCCTGGTTATGTTTCAGGATGTAAAGTAGCCGTAATAGATAAAAACGGAGATTACTTGGCAGGAGATACAATTTACCCTGTTCCACCCAAAGCTAAAATTTTTGAATCTGAACAAATTGTTAAAGATTTGATTGAAAAATACAAAGTAGACGTAATTGCCATCGGAAATGGAACGGCTAGCCGTGAAACAGAACAATTTATTGCTAACATGATAAAAAAATACAACCTTTCTGTGCATTATACTATTGTTAATGAAGCAGGGGCATCGGTATATTCTGCATCGCCATTAGCAAAAGAGGAATTCCCAGACTTAGAAGCCGCACAACGTGGTAATATCAGTATTGCTCGCCGACTACTTGACCCCTTAGCCGAACTTGTAAAAATTGACCCTAAATCTATTGGTGTAGGTATGTATCAGCATGATGTGAATCAAACTCTGCTCAAAGAAAAATTAGAGGATGTTGTAGAGTCTTGTGTCAATCATGTAGGTGTAGATGTAAATACTGCATCGGTTAGTCTTTTAAGTTATGTTTCAGGGCTTAATGCACGAATAGCTAAAAATATCGTTAGTTATAGGCAGAAAATCAAGCGGTTTACAAATAGACGGCAACTTTTAGAAGTTCCTGGCTTAGGCGAAAAAGTATTTGAGCAAGCCGCAGGATTCTTACGTATACGAGCAGGTGATAATCCTTTGGATAACACTAACATTCACCCCGAAAGCTACGATGCTGTACGCAAAATAGCCGAATACTACCAAATTCCGATTGAAAACTTCAAAGCCTTAGCAGAGAGGTTAATGTCTATCAAAAAATCAGAATGCGATAAGTTATGTAAAATAGCAGGTATTGGTTTACCTACATTACTTTTAATTCGCGATAATTTAGCCAAGCCAGGTCGTGATCCACGTGAGGACATGCCTGGTCCTATTCTTCGTTCAGATGTGTTGACTATTGATGACCTAAAAGAGGGTATGGAACTTACAGGTACAGTGCGGAATGTGGTAGATTTTGGCGCTTTTGTGGATATAGGTGTTAAAAACGATGCGTTATTACATATTTCTAAAATGGGCAGAGGAAGCTTTGTCAAAAGTCCTTATGAGGTTGTACAGGTTGGTGATATTATTCAGGTGAGCATAGAAAGCATTGACAGAGTTAAGCAAAAAGTTTCATTAAGACTCATTTAA
- a CDS encoding rhomboid family intramembrane serine protease, with translation MGSKAVNQIILINVATFLITGALYVFFFLFNKLEIYRYYIKYVQLPASFMQLAQQPWSLVTYMFLHAGIFHILFNMLWLYWLGKSLSEYQGDTKVWYTYVFGGLLGGMLFMIAFNVFPVFKPTISYSYAVGASAGVMAILTALATLIPNQRIVLFLFGEIKMKWFTLIVFAIDFLMIGGNNAGGHIAHIGGAIWGFLYITLLKRGIDIYMPFQRFFAQLKQYRTRKKGMKIVHSAYSVEYQSKAGYISEHIERVQVSSQNDDEIPTQEEIDRILDKILEKGIHSLTKKERETLSKFKDV, from the coding sequence ATGGGCTCGAAAGCCGTCAATCAAATTATTCTGATTAACGTAGCTACTTTTTTGATTACAGGAGCTCTTTACGTGTTTTTTTTCTTATTTAATAAGCTTGAGATTTATCGCTATTACATCAAGTATGTACAATTGCCTGCTAGTTTTATGCAGCTTGCACAACAACCTTGGTCATTAGTTACTTACATGTTTTTGCACGCAGGTATTTTTCATATTTTATTTAACATGCTTTGGTTATATTGGTTAGGAAAGTCCTTATCTGAATACCAAGGAGATACAAAAGTTTGGTACACTTATGTTTTTGGTGGGCTATTGGGGGGAATGTTGTTCATGATTGCTTTCAATGTTTTTCCTGTTTTTAAGCCGACTATAAGTTATTCTTATGCCGTAGGTGCAAGCGCTGGGGTAATGGCTATTTTAACGGCGTTAGCTACTTTAATCCCTAATCAGCGAATAGTTTTGTTTTTGTTTGGAGAGATTAAAATGAAATGGTTTACTTTAATTGTATTTGCCATTGATTTTTTAATGATTGGAGGTAACAATGCGGGCGGACACATAGCCCATATTGGCGGAGCAATATGGGGTTTTTTGTATATTACGTTACTAAAAAGGGGAATAGATATTTACATGCCTTTTCAACGTTTTTTTGCTCAATTAAAACAATACAGAACTCGAAAAAAAGGTATGAAAATTGTCCACTCTGCTTATTCTGTGGAGTATCAAAGTAAAGCAGGATATATTTCAGAGCATATAGAAAGAGTACAAGTATCTTCACAAAATGATGACGAAATCCCTACACAAGAAGAGATAGACCGAATTTTAGACAAAATTTTAGAAAAAGGCATTCACAGTCTTACCAAAAAAGAAAGGGAAACGCTGTCCAAGTTCAAAGATGTATAA
- a CDS encoding protein phosphatase 2C domain-containing protein, whose product MIVSSATITPKGAAKNQDASWIGHTQNYKVMAVADGIGSFEFAELAAQFACQAIAEYTQKNSVQSFDMFEAFTYAQNFLSKKANQYLHQNNIQPVDIDLFGTTLIVAVEIDDEFICGYCGNGGIFHIRGNFDHFQNTQYLPWNAINYLNPHTVQNAQGREALYKFLSPQSTTTEYLPTTLRISKDNQWYGDILVICTDGIFSNDQVQIGKDSKDNIWIQGQKTISILYEYLKPLPLTKERLNQKMHQYLAHLLENKLLDDDATLAISISQTAISYHQKRQHETA is encoded by the coding sequence ATGATAGTAAGCAGTGCTACAATTACGCCGAAAGGTGCAGCTAAAAACCAAGATGCTAGCTGGATAGGACATACTCAAAACTATAAAGTAATGGCTGTAGCAGATGGAATAGGTTCTTTTGAGTTTGCAGAATTAGCTGCTCAATTTGCCTGCCAAGCTATTGCAGAATATACTCAAAAAAACTCTGTACAATCATTTGATATGTTTGAAGCTTTTACGTACGCACAGAACTTTTTAAGCAAAAAAGCCAACCAATATTTGCATCAAAACAACATACAACCTGTTGATATAGATTTATTTGGTACCACGTTAATTGTAGCTGTGGAAATAGATGATGAATTTATTTGTGGCTACTGTGGCAATGGAGGAATTTTTCATATTCGTGGCAACTTTGACCACTTCCAAAATACTCAATACCTGCCCTGGAACGCTATCAATTACCTTAATCCGCACACTGTACAAAATGCACAAGGTAGGGAAGCGCTGTACAAATTTCTCTCTCCTCAAAGTACTACTACCGAATATTTGCCCACAACTTTACGAATATCCAAAGACAATCAATGGTATGGGGATATATTAGTCATCTGTACGGATGGCATATTTTCTAACGACCAAGTTCAAATCGGGAAGGATAGCAAAGACAATATTTGGATACAGGGACAAAAAACCATATCCATTCTCTACGAATATCTCAAACCTTTACCGCTTACAAAAGAAAGACTTAATCAAAAAATGCATCAATATCTTGCCCATCTTTTAGAAAATAAACTATTAGATGATGATGCTACTTTGGCTATTTCTATTTCTCAAACTGCCATAAGCTACCACCAAAAACGCCAACATGAAACAGCTTAA